The genomic DNA TATAGGATCAGCGTGATTGCATTACTCGTTGGGGACAACATCACGAAGAGTTCGATTTCTGGAATGCGACTCCGCGGGGTTTTGAAGATGAATCATACTCAAATGTATGAAACTCTTTTTTACACATCTCTCAGTTTTGATCTTTCTGTGTTTTATTAGATAGTAGAATCTTACACTCACTGGTTTCATATTTGGTCTCATTTCTAAAGCTCATTCGTTCTTCAATCAGGTAGCCTCATGCTCAACGAGGCGAGTTCAATGCTGGAGAAGCTCAAGAAGTGGTGAAAACAATGCTTGCCACAGGATTCGTGCTAGGCAAAAACGCTTTAAGCATAAGTAAAACCTTTGACGAATCCTACGGTGTATCAGCTGCAGCGATGGCTAGAGTTTCCCAATTAGAGCAAAGGATTGGTCTCATTGACAAAATCTTTACTGGACTTGAAGCTGTCAGAATGATCGACCAAAGGTAATGTGTAGAAAACATAATTTGTATTCGATTTGGTGTGTCACATTCTAGATTCTCTGAATTTTAAAGGGTTTTATGGTTTTAAGGGCTTCTTAGAAGCTTTTAGCTTCATTTTGAGAAACAGTGGTGAGGTTTTGGGATTTTTGTTTCAAGTTCGaagctttcttttttaaagggaaatttggattttgaatcTTATCCAGTTTTGATCGAAATCAGTGAGAGTTCTTTGAGTCCTTAACTGTAGTTTCTATGTACTAAAGTTATTGACATAAAAAGCttttatcttttggttcttGAACTTATAGTTGATGTAAAGACTCTcttgctctgcttttttttAGTGTGATTTGTATAGCTTTTTGTGGCAGTAGATTGAATCAAGGAGTTGaaagtttttaaagattttgaaagtGTTTTAGAGATGGATGAGAGTAATCATGGAGGGTCATCAAGCTCACTCCCACCTTTTCTTACAAAAACATATGAGATGGTTGATGATGCTTCATCGGTTTCGATCGTCTCGTGGAGTCAGAGCAACAAGAGTTTCATCGTTTGGAATCCACCGGAGTTTTCTAGAGACCTTCTTCCGAGATTCTTCAAGCACAATAACTTCTNNNNNNNNNNNNNNNNNNNNNNNNNNNNNNNNNNNNNNNNNNNNNNNNNNNNNNNNNNNNNNNNNNNNNNNNNNNNNNNNNNNNNNNNNNNNNNNNNNNNNNNNNNNNNNNNNNNNNNNNNNNNNNNNNNNNNNNNNNNNNNNNNNNNNNNNNNNNNNNNNNNNNNNNNNNNNNNNNNNNNNNNNNNNNNNNNNNNNNNNNNNNNNNNNNNNNNNNNNNNNNNNNNNNNNNNNNNNNNNNNNNNNNNNNNNNNNNNNNNNNNNNNNNNNNNNNNNNNNNNNNNNNNNNNNNNNNNNNNNNNNNNNNNNNNNNNNNNNNNNNNNNNNNNNNNNNNNNNNNNNNNNNNNNNNNNNNNNNNNNNNNNNNNNNNNNNNNNNNNNNNNNNNNNNNNNNNNNNNNNNNNNNNNNNNNNNNNNNNNNNNNNNNNNNNNNNNNNNNNNNNNNNNNNNNNNNNNNNNNNNNNNNNNNNNNNNNNNNNNNNNNNNNNNNNNNNNNNNNNNNNNNNNNNNNNNNNNNNNNNNNNNNNNNNNNNNNNNNNNNNNNNNNNNNNNNNNNNNNNNNNNNNNNNNNNNNNNNNNNNNNNNNNNNNNNNNNNNNNNNNNNNNNNNNNNNNNNNNNNNNNNNNNNNNNNNNNNNNNNNNNNNNNNNNNNNNNNNNNNNNNNNNNNNNNNNNNNNNNNNNNNNNNNNNNNNNNNNNNNNNNNNNNNNNNNNNNNNNNNNNNNNNNNNNNNNNNNNNNNNNNNNNNNNNNNNNNNNNNNNNNNNNNNNNNNNNNNNNNNNNNNNNNNNNNNNNNNNNNNNNNNNNNNNNNNNNNNNNNNNNNNNNNNNNNNNNNNNNNNNNNNNNNNNNNNNNNNNNNNNNNNNNNNNNNNNNNNNNNNNNNNNNNNNNNNNNNNNNNNNNNNNNNNNNNNNNNNNNNNNNNNNNNNNNNNNNNNNNNNNNNNNNNNNNNNNNNNNNNNNNNNNNNNNNNNNNNNNNNNNNNNNNNNNNNNNNNNNNNNNNNNNNNNNNNNNNNNNNNNNNNNNNNNNNNNNNNNNNNNNNNNNNNNNNNNNNNNNNNNNNNNNNNNNNNNNNNNNNNNNNNNNNNNNNNNNNNNNNNNNNNNAAATGTTGAAGTGGCTAAACTTAAAGTACTAAGATCTATCAAGAAAATTTACAATGTAGACATCAAAGAGTAATCTATCTTACTATTTTTGAGGGTTTGTAAGcgagaaacaaatcaaaaactaagGGTTTGAAATTCCTAAACTTATTTTTAgggtaataaaattaaaatatattcaacaaCTAACtttatgaaatcaaaaattcaagtatctaataataacaaaaaaaaagtcaccattaaaattatcaaaaatttatgaaatttgatttcaaatagcataaatttatgaaacttaattttaaataacatgtattaaattatgaaatcgggaaaaaaacaaaatataacaaaaataaaataaaaatccaatccCGCGGCATAGTGCGGGTCTAACCTAGTTTATCTAATTAAGATATGTGCTAATACATACAATCGGTAGCTTAGCTGGATTGGGTTCTTCGTTCTTGTacgatatgttttttttcagaGATTTATATAGTTCATATGTCAACATTTAGACTATTACTAGTATTCAGGTCTGGAAAAACTAATAATCATCCGCTCTTTACCAATGTttacatttcattattttaggCTTTTAGCTCTATTGTGTGACAAGAGAGACCTACTCATGCGGTCATgcccacacaaaaaaatatctatgtAAAAATCGTGTGGATACGGTGAATATATATATCGTGAGTTTTGCTGTTTGGACCTTTTGTATTTGCTATCAATATTTTTCACTcaagaatttaattttaatgtatttGCTTATTTTGAACTTTTATGTCGTAAATGTTGGGATCAATAATTTAAGGTGACAGAGGCGTGACCCACATGAATGATTTATTTACACAGCTTCGGTTAAAACGATTTAAACCacaaacaatttaatttttgtttgccCAAGCAATTGAAATAGATAATGTACGCAGtaccatatatatttataaaccacgagtagacaatatttttttttcttctttttcgacATATTTCAGGAGATCTTTTCGACATAATATAGCTCTTGGAACCAACCTACTAGTTCATTTTACTATGAAAATCTTGtttatattatgaatatatCTTATTCGAAGAAATCATCAACCCAAATGATTGTATATCTTCAATACAAAAGTAAACTTTTATAcagattcatatttattttcaaaaaaaacaacatcaagTTATAAACCCAAAACGATCACACCAGTATATCAAGGAGAAATAAGTTtcaattatgcaaaaaaaaaaaaaaaaaagtttcaattatGCATGCATAGCATGGCAAGGATTTCTTACCTGTGCTCAATAGCAATTCTGACGcagaaacaatgttttttgggCCTTTTATCATTTTACTAGAGCCCAATTTTATTACTCTTGCTTCACGCAATATTGTTTACAGCCCAATTTCGAGAACATGATTCGATTTAGTCTAATTGTTTATTACAGTACTTTTTATGATTTGCGAAAATATTAAAGGAAATAAAGTAATGATACTTTTGTGAATATCAATATTCAGcattaattttggttatttaatggCATTCGTTtccaaaacagaaaacaaatactacatTACAGTTTGTACATAAAAATCAGATCCTTGAGCATTTATAAATCTTTCCTTTAATTATtgtgtttaaaataatttataattcgAAAATGggtacttatttttatttaagggATGAATGAACTATGATTGAAATTTGTAAGTAAGAAAATTGGGACAAAAAATATCAGAAACCAAATTTAAGAcccattatttattttctataatcaaaatttatcaCAACTCTgacaagaaaaaagtttttggtAATTAATAAATACAATGATTAGATTTTCTCAATCAGATCACATCTATTGTTTCTTCTACCGCTAATAATCTGAATTATATCAACAATTAAgttacaattatattttcaataaaaatttaatatcccctatatattaaaagagaagcatttttgaaaaaaaaactgatgtgttgTCGTCAGAAAATTTTGTGCCCAATTTATTATTTACccttaatattctataatattacataatacTGCCATTGTTATTCAATCTATCTACAGAACACAATATTTTgttcctataaattctaaacttggtaaatattattcaaatattaataaatattatctcctacatgtttttgaaattatttcaaaacctatgtattataatataataaaaaagtatcacatgagatgtaaaaaatatatatttaaatcatattttcaaaaatataaataatattatttcttactgtttaaaattttttgaccaaaaaaaattaaaattaattttgaataaaagatattggagaaatctttaaaaaacaatttgacggcatcttaaatttattttaaactaaaaatattaaaacttatgccaatcctaattttcagttttccatatagaaaatttatgatatataaGACTAACGTATATTAAAAATtccataatttcaaaattaacatatgagaaaatataacatcttatatatatatatattatttctaaaagATTTCGAGGGACAGGttattatagataaaaaaaaattatatcccTGATGGAGTATGGCTACCGGGACGGGTTTGACCTGCTTAAGAATTTAGGTCATTTGTTTTgagaagttttaatcttttttatggtttttatctgttttataatttacaagttttatacaatTCTGATTAATCATTAATTCGGTAAACGTTAGATCCAggtatgttgttttgtgaatcttaattttatgctgaaacttttattatttcaaaaaacacacactgaatgaaaccaaactaatataagtttgaactgtaaatgatttaacaaataattatatttataaatgtaacactatgtgtatataatatattacaaaccttatagtaaacataatttttgaaatcaataacgcacgtatgtgcgggtccgtaCCTAATACTATCTTAAACAGAATGATGAATGAAAATACTTATAGTACTTTAGCCTTGATACTTGATAGTATTAGATTAGTGATTGAagaaatatcttttttgttttcactttaaaaaaatttgtttagctaccaaaaaaatattacagaatttgaattttgtcccaaagaaaaacagaaatagaatttgaaatatatataaaccaaaaaaaagaaaacaaatagaaCATGCATGCCTTCGTCAGAGTGGACCAAGACGAACGAAAAAAAGATATCATACAAACTAACTTACCATAACTAAAAACATTCTAAAGAGATCCAACGGttcatatcaataaaaataagatcTGACGATCAGCTTTAATCTATCTCTGAATCTTTAgaaacaagaacacaaacactccttttttaactcttttgtcTGAATGGAAACAAAAGCATGCGACATCTCTGTGTCTTTATcatctctctcctctccttgaaaaactgaaactttaaAAGCCAGCGATGAAAGAGacgagataaaaaaaaaaaaggtttaattcTTTCTCATCTCCCTTTAGCTTCTTCCAGCTTCATCATACACTCGTACTCAAAAGCCAAACCCtagaaagataaattaaaatgaCGGCGACACAAAtgctgcttcatcttcttctcctcccacTTTTCTTCGCTTACTTCAGTAACCTAATCGGAGCAGAGCCCACCACCGACGAGTTACAGACACTGATGGAGGTCAAAACAGAGCTTGACCCAGAAGACAAACACTTAGCTTCATGGAGCATTCGTGGAGATCTGTGTAAAGACTTTGAAGGCGTTGGTTGTGATTGGAAAGGACAAGTTTCTAACATTTCTCTACAAGGGAAAGGCTTGTCTGGTAAAATCTCTCCGAACATTGCAAAGCTTAAACATTTGACGGGTTTGTTCTTGCATTACAATGCTCTTGTCGGAGATATCCCTAGAGAACTTGGTAACTTGTCGGAGCTTACGGATCTTTATCTCAATGTTAATAACCTCTCCGGTTGGATTCCTTCAAGCTTTGGGAAGATGCAAGGCTTGcaaggttagttttttttatttaactttaatCTTATTCATcgattaaaattaaaacctgTAGTACTATTTAGCAATGTTAGATCTTTGGTTTGTGCAAAGTACTTGTTCCAAGATTAATCAAGGTTCAATGGGAGATTTGAAATCTAGAAATCCGAGCTCCttgttttaggggttttttAGTTACTTCACTATTGAATAAGTTTTGAATTGGTAGATGAACTTTAATGCTTTTTTATGATCTGTCTTCGAAAACGTCATTTTCATGTCTTTTTGATAggattcttctttttgtaattttcctcTAATGAAGAATAGTCAATAAATTTATTGCTCACTTTAAAAGATACTAGTACAAACTTTGAATTGGAACCATTATTTGCTTACTGGTCCCAACATAACATGGCCTTGAATTGAAGATACTTGTACTTCTCTTGATTTCATCATTGTTCAATTAGATCGTTGATTCAATTACTCCAAAAAGATTTATATTTGAGATTGAAGTAGTAGAAGGACCAAGTTTCTAATTCTAGAATTCAGTAAGACAAAACTATGTTTCTGATATTGCTAAGCTGATCTTAATTCTAAGTTTGGTCTGTATTGTTGTGTAGTTTTGCAGCTCGGTTACAACAATTTGACAGGGTGCATTCCAAGGGAGCTTGGTTCCCTGAGCAACCTCAGTGTTCTTACTCTTCAATCTAACAAACTCACGGGAGCTATACCCGCGAGTTTAGGGGATTTAAGTGCTCTAGAGCGGCTAGATTTGAGCTACAATCTCTTCTTTGGTTCTGTACCTGAAAGGTTAGCTAACCCTCCTCTGCTTCGAGTTCTCGACATCCGCAACAACTCTCTCACTGGCAGTGTACCTCCTGGTAAGACAAGTGATTCCCTCATTTGTTATGTATATGTTAAGACTTATTTGTGTAGTGTTGTTTCTCATTGTGGTTTATGTTTTCTTTGCACCAATTTGACAGTACTGAAGAGACTTAATGAAGGTTTTGCTTTTGATAACAACTCGAGGTTATGTGGAGCTGAGTTCCCCTCTTTGAAACCTTGCAATGGCTCAGCTCGTCTTGGAGCCAAGCCATTCGGTGCAACTGTGACCAATGTTCCATCCCGAGATATACCACAATCAGATATTCTCCGGTTACCTTGTAATGGAACAAACTGTAATGCTCCTCCAAAATCTCACCAAGGTGCAATCCTTATTGGTTTGGTTGTCTCGACCATTGCCTTGTCTGCTGTTAGCATCCTCTTGTTCACGCATTATCGTAGACGCAAACAGAAGCTTTCAACCGCTTATGAAATGTCGGACACCCGTCTCAACAACTCCGTAGTAGGAGGCTTTAGGAAGAACAATGGTTCTCCATTGGCCAGTCTTGAATATACCAACGGTTGGGATCCACTTTCAGATAACATGAACCTCAGTGTCTTTGCTCAAGAAGTTATCCAGAGCTTTAGATTCAATCTTGAAGAGGTTGAAACCGCTACACAGTATTTCTCAGAAGTGAATTTGCTTGGCAAAAGCAACTTCTCAGCGACTTACAAAGGAATCTTGAGAGATGGTTCTGCTGTAGCGATCAAACGGTTTAGTAAAACCAGTTGTAAATCCGAAGAACCTGAGTTCTTGAAAGGACTCACCATGTTGACGTCTCTGAAACATGAAAACTTGGCAAGACTTAGAGGTTTCTGCTGTTCAAGAGGCCGTAGAGAATGCTTTATCATCTATGATTTTGCTCCCAATGGTAATCTACTGAGCTATCTTGATCTCAAAGATGGTGATACACATGTTCTTGATTGGTCCACAAGAGTTTCCATCGCCAAAGGCATCGCAAAGGGTAAGCCAATTTCTTAGTGTTCTTGATTCCTTCCCTCcacttgattttattgtttgCTTATGCTTTTCATGTTTGTGTTTAGGGATTGCTTATCTACATTCATACAAAGGAAGCAAACCCGCATTAGTTCATCAAAACATCTCAGCGGAGAAGGTCCTAATCGACCAACGATACAATCCACTACTCTCAAACTCAGGTCTCCACACGCTCTTGACGAACGACATTGTCTTCTCTGTACTCAAAGACAGTGCAGCAATGGGCTATCTCGCTCCAGAATACACAACAACAGGACGTTTCACGGAGAAAACCGATGTTTACGCTTTCGGGGTTCTTGTGTTTCAGATTATTTCGGGGAAACAGAAAGTTAGGCATCTTGTTAAGCTTGGAACTGAAGCTTGTAGGTTCAATGATTACATCGATCCAAATCTTCAAGGAAGGTTCTTTGAATACGAAGCCACAAAGCTAGCTAGAATCGCGTGGCTATGCACTCATGAATCTCCCATTGAAAGACCATCCGTAGAAGCTGTTGTTCTTGAGCTCGGGAACTGTAGTAGCTGTCTCTGAGAACTCTCCTTGAGGCCAGTTTGTGATGTACCTTAGGAATCAAGGAAGGGTTTGTTAgtcaccttttcttttcttgttgtttaGGGTTAAGAAAATGTGCTTGTTCCCTTTCCCAGTGACGTTTTAAACTGTTCGATGTGTTGTACCTTTTGTTGGTATGATTTGTTCTGTTAAGCTCTTCAGCCGTAGGACAAGACAATTacattaacttaaaaaaaaaaaatcagtagatTGTAGATAATTATGGGTACTTCGTCTTATAGATTGAAGCAATGGGCTATAACACGAAGTACCATAATTATGGTCCTTCCACATATTTATTGAACAAAGTccttttaattacattttcaaaGTCTAATTACAGTATTGTCACCataaagaaaactcaaagaatatgttcaaaggaaaaaaaacggAAACCAATGGGCTAAATTCGTCCAGCAAAAAAGTTCTTAAAATCACCTTACATATTCATCGCAATCTTTCTAACATGATCATttgataagttatatatattgatcGATGGTTTGACTCATTGTTATCAAAACGTTGATATATATTGATCGATGGTTTGACTCATAGCTATAATAACTTTGTCAATTGTCATATAAAGGTGTGTATTTGTCAATTGTCATATAAAATGTGCGTATTTGTATGTGCTCGCTTGTATGAGTCATGCCAATACACTTAAACCCTACTCCAAAAATCTTCTCTAATCCTctaattggaaaacaaaaatattgttaggaacatattaaactataaaattaattttttttaaaagtagatttttttttttggcgttgGATATTTCTCCTTTGGTAAGATAAACTTAAattgtttaagtttttaaaattatactttaTAAACCTAgacttatttattttggtttgtttgtagACTTTAGTCGGTTTGTAATATTGGCTTGTCAAATTTGGCtttatatcataaataaaaacagttgtgacaaaaaaaaatgcaaaaacattataacttcatgtgattttacaaaataatacatgttaaaaaactttaaaatacatgaaaatatacaaattaaaaaaagtattagcattataataataaaaatatgaaatactgcacaaaatatgaaattatttttctgGGTCGATAAGAAAGCTTATTATCTATATATCAATGGAGTattgccaaaaataaaatttttttaaaaattcttaatttttattcccaacctaaaattttagtatcaaggtagtctttgtttttctaattttttatttgtgtccTCGAAGtagttttgttgataaaaaccTCCACCACAACACCATTGgtattataagaaataatatacaTGGTACTCTGTCAACATAATATCAGATATTATGACTGATAACATTTTTctagaaatattttaatattttatatatttaaatgtaattatatttattatttaaaatttaaagtatctataatatttatatatattataattgatgGGTAGTTAAAAAAACCCTGTAATATTCAGATTAATTTTCATTGGTATTATGATTAAATGTGATAATAAACTTCTAATTCCTCCCTTTTATTAACTTTCCAACTAGTTattggaaatataaataaaaaagtgactCAATTAGTTTAACAAACTCTATAGggtaccttttttatttttgatattgagAATGAATcaatatcaaatttataaagtCACAAATTGGATGTAGATCTggatacaaaattataaattcaatgAAATTTACATCTGTGAATCCATTTAAGAAATAAAGgtaacataattttaaagactTATGTATTGGATAACacagaaaatatcaaatttcCCCAAATACTTTTTCCTTGGTCAAAAAAAGGATTATACGAAAATAtctaaagaaggaagaaataGGTGACGTGGACATTGTATAGCTTCACTAATCCTAACCGTCCAAGTTCTCCTAAACCGCTTGATCGGACGGTAtctaaataaaaggaatttgaTCACAGATTTATAAACGagacttgttcttcttcttcttccttcttcttgaaaagctttttttgttttgttttgagtgaCGCGTAGAGATGGGGAACACGTATTGTCTCCTCGGTGGATGTATTGATCAAGCGAGCGTCGGTGTGGTTGAACGTTGGGGTCGATTCGAGCATATAGCTGAGCCAGGTTGTCATTTCTTTAACCCTCTCGCTGGTCAATGGCTTGCCGGAGTTTTATCCACTAGGATCAATTCTCTTGATGTCAAGATTGAAACCAAAACTAAGgttttgtgaattgtgatcacTTACTTCTGTTTTGATCTTTgggaattttgttttattatgtaTTATTGTTGTAAAAGTGATGTTGAATtaggtttgtgttttgttttggttgttgttgtaggATAATGTGTTTGTGCAGCTGGTTTGTTCGATTCAGTACCGTGTAGTGAAAGCTAGTGCTGATGATGCGTTTTATGAGcttcaaaaccctaaagagCAGATCCAAGCTTATGTCTTTGatggtactttttttttctacttctctgtagagatttgttttttttcttttttctttttttataattagtattgatttttcttgtatgtttgttttttgaaatcaTAGTGGTTAGAGCTTTGGTCCCAATGATGACGCTAGATGCTCTTTTTGAACAAAAGGGTGAAGTTGCCAAGTCTGTTCTTGAGGAGCTTGAGAAGGTATGAATTGTTGTTCCTTTAATTATCTCATTCATTTGTGTATGTTTAGAGACTCTTTGCTCATAATAAGATAGAAGATATCATTTTGTGAGATTCTTGATGTTTTATCGTGATCCTG from Camelina sativa cultivar DH55 chromosome 2, Cs, whole genome shotgun sequence includes the following:
- the LOC104726306 gene encoding probably inactive leucine-rich repeat receptor-like protein kinase IMK2, with translation MTATQMLLHLLLLPLFFAYFSNLIGAEPTTDELQTLMEVKTELDPEDKHLASWSIRGDLCKDFEGVGCDWKGQVSNISLQGKGLSGKISPNIAKLKHLTGLFLHYNALVGDIPRELGNLSELTDLYLNVNNLSGWIPSSFGKMQGLQVLQLGYNNLTGCIPRELGSLSNLSVLTLQSNKLTGAIPASLGDLSALERLDLSYNLFFGSVPERLANPPLLRVLDIRNNSLTGSVPPVLKRLNEGFAFDNNSRLCGAEFPSLKPCNGSARLGAKPFGATVTNVPSRDIPQSDILRLPCNGTNCNAPPKSHQGAILIGLVVSTIALSAVSILLFTHYRRRKQKLSTAYEMSDTRLNNSVVGGFRKNNGSPLASLEYTNGWDPLSDNMNLSVFAQEVIQSFRFNLEEVETATQYFSEVNLLGKSNFSATYKGILRDGSAVAIKRFSKTSCKSEEPEFLKGLTMLTSLKHENLARLRGFCCSRGRRECFIIYDFAPNGNLLSYLDLKDGDTHVLDWSTRVSIAKGIAKGIAYLHSYKGSKPALVHQNISAEKVLIDQRYNPLLSNSGLHTLLTNDIVFSVLKDSAAMGYLAPEYTTTGRFTEKTDVYAFGVLVFQIISGKQKVRHLVKLGTEACRFNDYIDPNLQGRFFEYEATKLARIAWLCTHESPIERPSVEAVVLELGNCSSCL